The following are encoded together in the Triticum dicoccoides isolate Atlit2015 ecotype Zavitan chromosome 6B, WEW_v2.0, whole genome shotgun sequence genome:
- the LOC119325364 gene encoding glycine-rich cell wall structural protein-like, translating to MASKGLVVFAVLLLAASFLVATAEQTQAKKETQAGVQVGYDGGGGSGDGNGYAGHAAGGIRCCRHNCYRRTSCRCCTPDEIAEEVRH from the exons ATGGCGTCCAAGGGTCTCGTTGTGTTTGCTGTCCTGCTGCTTGCTGCGTCTTTCCTCGTGGCCACAGCTGAACAAACTC AGGCCAAGAAGGAGACCCAAGCCGGTGTTCAGGTCGGCTACGACGGCGGTGGTGGCAGTGGCGATGGCAACGGGTATGCTGGACACGCCGCCGGAGGCATCCGCTGCTGCCGGCACAACTGCTACAGGCGTACTAGCTGCCGCTGCTGCACCCCCGACGAGATCGCGGAGGAGGTCCGCCACTAA